A single window of Helicobacter pylori DNA harbors:
- the rplS gene encoding 50S ribosomal protein L19: MKNRYIQQFEDAQLKDKSMPTFKAGDTLRLGITIKEGEKTRTQYFEGVCIAIRGNGVDKTFCVRKIGANNIGVEKIFPFYSESLASVEVLRVGRVRRAKLYYLRDRRGKAARIKEVRH; encoded by the coding sequence ATGAAAAACCGCTACATTCAGCAGTTTGAAGACGCTCAATTAAAAGACAAGAGCATGCCAACATTTAAAGCCGGCGATACTTTGAGATTGGGTATTACCATTAAAGAAGGCGAAAAAACACGAACCCAGTATTTTGAAGGCGTGTGCATTGCGATTAGAGGCAATGGCGTGGATAAGACTTTTTGCGTGCGTAAAATAGGGGCTAACAATATCGGCGTGGAGAAAATTTTCCCTTTCTATAGCGAAAGTTTGGCGAGCGTTGAGGTGTTGCGCGTGGGCAGGGTGCGCCGTGCGAAGCTCTACTACTTGCGCGATAGGAGAGGTAAGGCAGCAAGGATTAAAGAAGTCCGCCATTAA
- the trmD gene encoding tRNA (guanosine(37)-N1)-methyltransferase TrmD — protein MKFSVLTLFPQLILPYFEDSILKRALEKNLFELEVLNLRDFSANKYQKADHTLIGGGAGQILDPEMIENALHSVKNPKHTIFLSAVGKPFKQIDAMRLAQKKHVVLVCGRYEGFDERSIELSADEVFCIGDFILTGGELGALCLIDSIVRYIQGVLGNARSLENESFENHYLEAPNFANAVFKSKEINKIPAPLEYSKGNHAKIKQLKLDLSKLRTKFYRLDLFKQHKS, from the coding sequence GTGAAATTCAGCGTTTTAACCCTTTTCCCGCAACTCATCTTGCCTTATTTTGAAGATTCTATTTTAAAAAGAGCGTTAGAAAAAAATCTTTTTGAATTAGAAGTGTTAAACCTTAGGGATTTTAGCGCTAATAAATATCAAAAAGCGGATCACACGCTCATTGGTGGGGGTGCGGGGCAAATTTTAGACCCTGAGATGATAGAAAACGCGCTCCATTCTGTTAAAAACCCTAAACACACGATTTTTTTAAGCGCGGTGGGCAAGCCTTTCAAGCAAATAGATGCGATGCGTTTGGCTCAAAAAAAGCATGTCGTTTTGGTGTGCGGGCGTTATGAGGGCTTTGATGAACGCTCTATTGAATTGAGCGCTGATGAGGTTTTTTGTATAGGCGATTTTATTTTAACAGGGGGCGAGCTTGGGGCGTTGTGCTTGATAGATAGTATCGTTCGCTACATTCAAGGGGTTTTGGGTAACGCCCGATCTTTAGAAAATGAGAGCTTTGAAAACCATTATTTGGAAGCCCCTAATTTCGCTAACGCTGTTTTTAAATCCAAAGAAATCAATAAAATCCCTGCCCCTTTAGAATATTCTAAAGGAAATCATGCTAAAATCAAGCAACTAAAACTTGATTTGTCAAAATTAAGGACAAAATTTTACCGCCTTGATTTATTCAAGCAGCACAAATCATGA
- the ffh gene encoding signal recognition particle protein: protein MFQALSDGFKNALNKIRFQDDEKALDRALDELKKTLLKNDVHHKVARELLKKVESQTKLSGIGKQQFLDALEKSLLEILSAKGSSGFTFAQTPPTVVLMAGLQGSGKTTTTAKLAHYLKTKNKKVLLCACDLQRLAAVEQLKVLGEQVGVEVFYEENKSVKEIANNALKRAKEVQFDVLLVDSAGRLAIDKELMQELKEVKEVLSPHEVLYVADALSGQDGVKSANTFNEEIGVSGVVLSKFDSDSKGGIALGITYQLGLPLRFIGSGEKIPDLDVFVPERIVGRLMGAGDIISLAEKTASVLNPNEAKDLSKKLKKGQFTFNDFLNQIEKVKKLGSMSSLISMIPGLGNMANALKDTDLESSLEVKKIKAMVNSMTKKEQENPEILNGSRRKRIALGSGLEVSEINRIIKRFDQASKMAKRLTNKKGISDLMNLMSQAKNQTPPKMR, encoded by the coding sequence ATGTTTCAAGCGTTAAGCGATGGGTTTAAAAACGCGCTCAATAAAATCCGCTTTCAAGATGATGAAAAAGCGCTAGATCGGGCGTTAGATGAATTGAAAAAAACGCTTTTGAAAAATGATGTGCATCATAAAGTCGCTAGAGAATTGCTCAAAAAAGTGGAAAGCCAGACTAAACTTAGCGGCATTGGTAAGCAGCAATTTTTAGACGCTTTAGAAAAGAGTTTGTTAGAAATCTTAAGCGCTAAAGGGAGCAGTGGTTTCACTTTCGCTCAAACGCCCCCAACGGTGGTTTTAATGGCAGGTTTGCAAGGGAGCGGTAAGACAACCACCACCGCTAAACTCGCTCATTATCTCAAAACCAAAAATAAAAAAGTGCTTTTATGCGCATGCGATTTGCAACGCCTAGCAGCGGTGGAGCAATTAAAGGTTTTGGGCGAACAGGTGGGCGTGGAAGTTTTTTACGAAGAAAATAAAAGCGTGAAAGAAATCGCCAACAACGCTTTAAAAAGGGCTAAAGAAGTGCAATTTGATGTTTTACTCGTGGATAGTGCGGGGCGTTTAGCTATTGATAAAGAGCTTATGCAAGAATTAAAAGAAGTTAAAGAAGTCTTAAGCCCCCATGAAGTGCTGTATGTCGCAGACGCCTTGAGCGGGCAAGATGGGGTCAAAAGCGCGAACACCTTTAATGAAGAAATAGGCGTGAGCGGGGTGGTGTTAAGCAAGTTTGATAGCGATTCTAAAGGGGGTATCGCCTTAGGCATCACTTACCAATTAGGCCTACCCTTGCGCTTCATTGGGAGCGGGGAAAAAATCCCTGATTTAGACGTATTTGTGCCTGAAAGGATTGTGGGGCGTTTGATGGGGGCTGGAGATATTATCTCGCTCGCTGAAAAAACCGCTAGCGTTTTAAACCCTAATGAAGCCAAAGATTTAAGCAAAAAGCTCAAAAAAGGGCAATTCACTTTCAACGATTTTTTAAACCAGATTGAAAAAGTGAAAAAATTAGGCTCTATGAGTTCTCTAATCTCTATGATTCCAGGTTTAGGGAATATGGCAAACGCACTGAAAGACACGGATTTAGAAAGCTCTTTAGAGGTGAAAAAAATCAAGGCTATGGTCAATTCCATGACCAAAAAAGAGCAAGAAAATCCCGAGATTTTAAACGGCAGCCGAAGAAAAAGGATCGCTTTAGGGAGCGGCTTAGAAGTGTCTGAAATCAATCGCATCATCAAACGCTTTGATCAAGCGAGCAAAATGGCGAAACGCTTAACCAATAAAAAGGGCATTAGCGATTTGATGAATCTAATGAGTCAGGCTAAAAATCAAACGCCCCCTAAAATGCGCTGA
- a CDS encoding AAA family ATPase encodes MAINIKKIKSFKAFCGLDMIEMDEFKHYNIIFGNNGCGKTSLTRAFELLIPKNKHIEKYRTISADKSPSIEFECEDRSYKIEPNGDIRVPPFKVEIYNSDFLHNNAPLNSEFGLKKLDDGTIILEGSVLGEETKEINQLKDCRGKVEKRQKKIKDENDSENTLSAKQESEIKKYDKEIEKIRKKMTSNTIKITPDEIGINDFCKVSKDKFKYQEDVLTDLEKDFNKLNEAMKKFDGLKEMELPKDYQTIKDKLEFLFSFNIDKEAGQVSEKIKEHISNVGREFIEKGIKLQKEMPDNACPFCTQKIPNEIIQEYTSYFNKSVETFNQRSLEMGGTLKNILDQWNIKEILQSFEKFEPFMKKDFSKNKESLENALEQIKVLLEKLQKEVDKKEGAKNEEKFQKIDKELLEIQENIQKHVDKTRNILNQKKEQEEKLKEWKTKLKEARIKKAKHDSYDWQKSKEEAERKLSVLNRRHERLNRLLEKIDNKLKELNDQKRPDIKIINNYLKALNLPKYSLDKDYRIVLNSDALENSEAEMILSGGEKTTLAFAYFLARLKLFYKKEDLKDLVVIIDDPISSLDEQRIYNTSDIVAKVNQELAGEALKDEDKAQVFVLTHNHTFMARLINMVGKHARYFQLERNQNQLKIVCKNEVVGYFDTFYLLLFKEVYEFAKKEKVQDGCKEAINYGNKVRILLESFLKINFIDSFLAKKHDGVFKEDMLKHLIETANGEVELNFSKLPFNKDNNCHIENEEVLRKKILHIAKGLHLDSHGSVVDFFRSYKIPLENIQEFAKIAINAMKILNPYQTRSYMGSVDKETKNKE; translated from the coding sequence ATGGCGATCAATATCAAAAAGATAAAATCTTTTAAGGCGTTTTGTGGTTTAGACATGATTGAAATGGATGAGTTTAAACACTATAACATCATTTTTGGAAATAATGGGTGCGGAAAAACAAGCTTGACAAGGGCTTTTGAGTTACTGATTCCAAAAAATAAGCACATTGAAAAGTATCGCACCATTTCTGCTGATAAATCCCCAAGCATTGAGTTTGAATGCGAAGATAGAAGCTATAAAATAGAGCCAAATGGCGATATTAGAGTGCCACCCTTTAAGGTTGAAATCTATAATAGTGATTTTCTGCACAATAACGCGCCTTTAAATAGTGAGTTTGGACTTAAAAAACTAGATGATGGCACAATCATTTTAGAAGGCTCGGTTTTAGGCGAAGAAACGAAAGAAATCAATCAATTAAAAGATTGTAGGGGGAAAGTAGAAAAAAGACAAAAGAAAATTAAAGATGAGAACGACTCTGAGAATACCTTAAGCGCTAAGCAAGAAAGTGAAATTAAAAAATATGATAAAGAAATAGAAAAAATACGAAAAAAAATGACTTCAAATACCATTAAAATAACACCAGATGAGATTGGAATAAATGATTTCTGTAAAGTATCAAAGGATAAATTTAAATACCAAGAAGATGTATTAACGGATCTGGAAAAAGATTTTAACAAATTGAATGAAGCCATGAAAAAATTTGATGGTTTAAAAGAAATGGAATTGCCTAAAGATTATCAAACAATAAAAGATAAGTTAGAATTTTTATTTTCCTTTAATATAGACAAAGAGGCGGGGCAAGTTTCAGAGAAAATTAAAGAACATATTAGCAATGTTGGAAGAGAATTTATTGAGAAAGGAATAAAATTACAAAAAGAGATGCCTGATAATGCATGCCCTTTTTGCACTCAAAAAATTCCTAATGAGATTATTCAAGAATATACAAGTTACTTTAATAAGAGCGTTGAAACATTTAATCAACGCTCTTTAGAAATGGGTGGGACTTTAAAAAATATTTTAGACCAATGGAATATAAAGGAAATATTGCAATCATTTGAAAAATTTGAACCTTTCATGAAGAAAGACTTTTCAAAAAATAAGGAAAGTTTAGAAAATGCGTTAGAGCAAATAAAAGTTTTATTAGAAAAACTTCAAAAAGAAGTGGATAAAAAAGAGGGAGCTAAAAATGAGGAAAAATTTCAAAAGATAGATAAAGAATTGTTGGAAATTCAGGAAAATATCCAAAAACATGTTGATAAGACTAGAAATATTTTAAACCAAAAGAAAGAACAAGAAGAGAAATTAAAAGAATGGAAAACCAAGCTGAAAGAAGCAAGGATTAAAAAGGCTAAACATGATAGCTACGATTGGCAAAAGAGCAAAGAAGAGGCTGAGAGAAAACTATCAGTTTTAAATCGTAGGCATGAGAGATTAAACCGCCTTTTAGAAAAAATTGACAATAAACTCAAAGAGTTAAACGATCAAAAACGCCCTGATATTAAAATCATTAATAACTATCTTAAAGCTTTAAATTTGCCTAAATATTCTTTGGATAAAGACTATAGAATTGTTTTAAATTCTGATGCTTTAGAAAATAGTGAGGCTGAGATGATTTTAAGCGGTGGTGAAAAAACCACGCTCGCATTTGCGTATTTTTTAGCGCGTTTAAAATTATTTTATAAAAAAGAGGATTTAAAAGATTTAGTTGTTATCATAGATGATCCTATCTCCAGTTTAGATGAGCAAAGGATTTATAACACTTCTGATATTGTGGCAAAAGTCAATCAAGAACTAGCAGGGGAAGCATTGAAAGATGAAGATAAAGCGCAAGTATTTGTTTTAACTCACAATCATACTTTTATGGCGCGTTTAATCAATATGGTAGGCAAACATGCTCGCTATTTCCAATTAGAACGCAATCAAAATCAATTAAAAATTGTTTGTAAAAATGAAGTCGTTGGTTATTTTGACACTTTCTACTTGCTCTTATTTAAAGAAGTGTATGAATTTGCGAAAAAAGAAAAAGTGCAAGATGGTTGTAAAGAGGCGATAAATTATGGGAACAAAGTAAGGATTTTATTGGAAAGTTTTTTAAAGATTAATTTCATTGACTCGTTTCTTGCAAAAAAACATGATGGTGTTTTTAAGGAAGACATGCTTAAACATTTGATAGAAACAGCAAATGGGGAAGTTGAATTGAATTTTTCAAAACTACCTTTTAATAAGGATAATAATTGTCATATAGAAAATGAAGAGGTGCTTCGCAAAAAAATCTTACATATCGCAAAAGGCTTGCATTTAGATAGTCATGGAAGCGTTGTGGATTTTTTTAGATCTTATAAAATTCCACTTGAAAATATCCAAGAATTTGCGAAAATAGCTATTAATGCTATGAAAATTTTAAATCCTTATCAAACACGATCTTATATGGGGAGTGTGGATAAAGAAACTAAAAACAAGGAATAA
- the fmt gene encoding methionyl-tRNA formyltransferase, which translates to MRIVFMGTPGFAEVILRALVENKNNHIEVVGLFTQIDKPFGRKKELKAPETKTYILENHLNIPIFQPQSLKEPEIQILKGLKPDFIVVVAYGKILPKEVLAIAPCINVHASLLPKYRGASPIHEMILNDDRIYGISTMLMDLELDSGDILESASFLREDYLNLDALSLKLAHMGAALLLSTLKNFSSITRKSQDHMQASFCKKITKADGLVGFKDAKSLFLKSLAFKSWPEIFLENNLKLLEVELVENEKSHKEGEILEIDEKGVLVGCLKGSVRIARLQAVGKKPLKAKDYLNGKRLKIGGILT; encoded by the coding sequence ATGCGTATCGTATTTATGGGAACGCCGGGGTTTGCTGAAGTGATCTTAAGGGCGTTGGTTGAAAATAAAAATAACCATATAGAAGTGGTGGGGCTATTCACGCAGATAGATAAACCTTTTGGGCGCAAAAAAGAATTGAAAGCCCCAGAGACTAAAACATACATTTTAGAAAATCATTTAAATATCCCCATTTTCCAACCGCAAAGTTTGAAAGAGCCTGAAATTCAAATCTTAAAAGGCTTGAAGCCTGATTTTATCGTGGTGGTGGCTTATGGTAAGATTTTGCCTAAAGAGGTTTTAGCCATCGCTCCTTGCATTAATGTGCATGCGTCGTTATTGCCCAAATACAGGGGGGCTTCGCCCATTCATGAGATGATACTCAATGACGATAGGATTTATGGCATAAGCACCATGCTTATGGATTTGGAATTGGATAGCGGGGATATTTTAGAAAGCGCTTCTTTTTTAAGAGAAGATTATTTGAATTTAGACGCTTTAAGTTTAAAATTAGCGCATATGGGGGCAGCCTTACTCCTTTCAACGCTCAAAAATTTCTCTTCTATCACAAGAAAATCTCAAGATCATATGCAGGCTAGTTTTTGTAAAAAAATCACTAAAGCCGATGGTTTAGTGGGTTTTAAAGACGCTAAAAGCTTGTTTTTAAAATCGCTTGCGTTTAAATCTTGGCCAGAAATCTTTTTAGAAAATAACCTTAAGCTTTTAGAAGTGGAGTTGGTGGAGAATGAAAAGAGCCACAAGGAAGGCGAGATTTTAGAAATTGATGAAAAAGGCGTTCTTGTGGGTTGTTTGAAGGGTAGCGTGCGTATAGCAAGGTTGCAAGCGGTGGGTAAAAAGCCTTTGAAAGCGAAGGATTATTTGAATGGCAAGCGTTTGAAAATAGGCGGTATTCTAACATGA
- a CDS encoding KH domain-containing protein encodes MCELDPLNTPFSQADCKDYSYCVATFLEKYLKKVVSFPQALSVEYTLLEDKVKQITIYTHPSDMGHVIGKEGKMVSAIKAFVSGVKAKDGFSYKIVVFASNDKNGDKNPHALGDQTP; translated from the coding sequence ATGTGCGAATTAGATCCTTTGAACACGCCTTTTTCTCAAGCTGATTGTAAGGACTATTCGTATTGCGTGGCAACTTTTTTAGAAAAATATTTAAAAAAGGTTGTGTCTTTCCCGCAAGCTTTGAGCGTGGAGTACACGCTTTTAGAAGATAAAGTCAAGCAAATCACTATTTATACCCACCCATCAGACATGGGGCATGTGATTGGTAAAGAGGGTAAAATGGTGAGCGCGATTAAGGCGTTCGTTTCCGGCGTGAAAGCCAAAGACGGGTTTTCTTATAAGATCGTTGTTTTTGCTAGTAATGATAAAAATGGTGATAAAAATCCCCATGCTTTAGGCGATCAAACGCCTTGA
- the rimM gene encoding ribosome maturation factor RimM (Essential for efficient processing of 16S rRNA) encodes MLLVGRIGKSVGLNGGLKLHLESDFPECLKKGVKVSVAPLNAFSRASSFKEYVIHSYEHAKNLLFLETIQTPEKAKELTNLGLFMSEAESKKLCVLKEGEFFYCDLVGLSVVEENEILGKVIEIQRISQTDYFMVETTLNLVEKGLAKIFLIPYRDFYIKEILLQDKKITTHNAKTLLENS; translated from the coding sequence ATGCTTTTAGTGGGTAGGATTGGTAAAAGCGTGGGGCTTAATGGGGGGTTAAAGCTTCATTTAGAGAGCGATTTTCCAGAGTGCTTAAAAAAAGGCGTTAAGGTGAGTGTCGCTCCCTTGAACGCTTTCTCTCGCGCTTCTTCTTTTAAAGAATATGTGATCCATTCTTATGAACATGCCAAAAATTTGTTGTTTTTAGAAACGATCCAAACGCCTGAAAAGGCTAAAGAGCTGACTAATTTAGGGCTTTTTATGAGCGAAGCAGAGAGTAAAAAACTCTGTGTTTTAAAAGAGGGCGAGTTTTTTTATTGCGATTTAGTAGGGCTTAGCGTGGTGGAAGAAAACGAGATTCTAGGAAAAGTCATAGAAATCCAAAGGATTTCTCAAACAGATTATTTCATGGTTGAAACCACGCTGAACTTGGTTGAAAAAGGTTTGGCTAAGATTTTTTTAATCCCTTATAGGGATTTTTATATCAAAGAAATCCTTTTGCAAGACAAAAAAATAACCACCCATAACGCTAAAACGCTTTTAGAGAATAGTTGA
- the rpsP gene encoding 30S ribosomal protein S16, producing MTVIRLTRIGRKKKPFYRVVVTDSRKRRDGGWIESIGYYNPLSEPKDIKIDKERLNYWKGVGAKMSERVEKLSQKV from the coding sequence ATGACAGTCATTAGACTCACTCGCATCGGGAGAAAGAAAAAGCCTTTTTACAGAGTGGTGGTAACCGATTCTAGGAAAAGAAGGGATGGAGGCTGGATTGAATCCATTGGGTATTACAACCCTTTAAGCGAGCCTAAAGATATTAAAATTGATAAGGAACGCTTGAATTACTGGAAAGGCGTGGGGGCTAAAATGAGCGAGAGGGTGGAAAAACTTTCTCAAAAAGTCTAA
- a CDS encoding DUF2130 domain-containing protein has translation MQENQTRPFICPKCQEPINVNEALYKQIELENQNKFLAQQKEFEKEVNEKRAQYLSYFKNLEQKEEALKEREKEQKAKFDEAVKQASALALQDEKAKIIEEARKNAFLEQQKGLELLQKELDEKSKQVQELHQKEAEIERLKRENNEAESRLKAENEKKLNEKLDLEREKIEKALHEKNELKFKQQEEQLEMLRNELKNAQRKAELSSQQFQGEVQELAIEEFLRQKFPLDSVEEIKKGQRGGDCIQVVHTREFQNCGKIYYESKRTKEFQKAWVEKLKSDMREIGADVGVIVSEALPKEMERMGLFEGVWVCSFEEFKGLSAVLREGVIQVSLAKKSQENKGDKVDLLYHYLTSSEFSMQVNAIIEGFEQLRADLEGEKRAMARIWKSREKQIDKVFESTINMYGSIKGIAGNAIGQVKALELGYDGEDLE, from the coding sequence ATGCAAGAAAATCAAACCCGTCCTTTTATATGCCCCAAGTGTCAAGAGCCAATTAATGTGAATGAAGCGCTATACAAACAGATTGAACTAGAAAATCAAAATAAGTTTTTAGCCCAACAGAAAGAGTTTGAAAAAGAAGTGAATGAAAAAAGAGCGCAGTATCTAAGCTATTTCAAAAATTTAGAGCAAAAAGAAGAGGCCCTAAAAGAGCGAGAGAAAGAGCAAAAGGCCAAATTTGATGAGGCGGTCAAACAAGCGAGCGCTTTAGCTTTGCAAGATGAAAAGGCTAAGATCATTGAAGAAGCCAGAAAAAACGCTTTTTTAGAGCAGCAAAAGGGCTTGGAATTGTTGCAAAAAGAATTAGACGAGAAGTCCAAACAAGTTCAGGAATTGCACCAGAAAGAAGCGGAAATTGAAAGGCTCAAAAGAGAAAATAACGAAGCCGAGAGCCGATTGAAAGCTGAAAATGAAAAAAAATTGAATGAAAAATTGGATCTGGAAAGGGAAAAAATAGAAAAAGCCTTGCATGAAAAAAATGAATTGAAATTCAAGCAGCAAGAAGAGCAATTAGAAATGTTAAGAAACGAGTTGAAAAACGCTCAAAGAAAGGCGGAGTTAAGCTCACAGCAATTCCAAGGCGAGGTGCAAGAATTAGCGATTGAAGAGTTTTTGAGGCAAAAATTCCCCCTAGATAGTGTTGAAGAAATCAAAAAAGGGCAAAGAGGGGGCGATTGCATTCAAGTGGTGCACACTAGGGAATTTCAAAATTGCGGGAAAATTTATTATGAGAGCAAACGCACTAAAGAATTTCAAAAAGCTTGGGTGGAAAAGCTTAAAAGCGACATGCGAGAGATTGGGGCTGATGTGGGGGTCATTGTGAGTGAAGCGCTGCCTAAAGAAATGGAGAGGATGGGGTTATTTGAGGGGGTGTGGGTGTGTTCGTTTGAAGAGTTTAAGGGGTTGAGTGCGGTGTTAAGAGAGGGGGTTATTCAAGTGAGTTTGGCTAAAAAAAGTCAGGAAAATAAGGGCGATAAAGTGGATCTGCTCTATCATTATTTGACAAGCTCTGAATTTTCTATGCAAGTGAATGCGATTATAGAGGGGTTTGAGCAATTGAGAGCGGATTTAGAAGGCGAAAAACGCGCGATGGCTAGGATTTGGAAAAGCAGGGAAAAACAAATTGACAAAGTGTTTGAGAGCACCATTAACATGTATGGCTCTATCAAGGGCATTGCGGGTAATGCTATTGGGCAAGTGAAGGCGCTAGAGCTTGGGTATGATGGGGAAGATTTAGAGTGA